The nucleotide window TTCACGCAGTCGAGCCGTACCGGTTTCGAACTGGCCACACCGTACTATTTCAACATCGCGCCGAACCGCGATCTGACGATCACGCCCCGCTTCATGACCAAGCGCGGCGTGATGCTCATGGGCGACTTCCGCTACCTCGAGCCGACGTACGCGGGCCTGTTCCACCTCGAATATCTGCCGAAGGATCGTGTGACGGGCGACGCCCGGTACACGTTCACGTTCCAGCACAGCCAGTCGCTCGGCTACGGCGTGAACGCGTACGTCAACTTCACGAAGGTCTCGGACGACACCTATCCGGATGATTTCGGATCGGGAACCAACTTCCAGACCGGTGTGCAGCGTGTCTACAACCGCGAAGCCGGATTGACGTGGAATTACGGCGACTGGTCGTTCCTTGCCCGCGTACTGAAGTATCAGACGCTTGCGCCAAGTACGCCCCAGTACGAGTCGGTGCCCGAGCTGTCGGCAACGTACAACAAGTTCGATTTCCACGGCTTCGACTTCTCGATGCCGATCCGGTACAACCGGTTCCAGATCGCCAGCTCCACCGGCCAGCCGAACGGCGAGCGCCTCTATGCGCAGCCCACGTTGAGTTACCCGATTCTCACGCCGGGTTACTTCGTCGTTCCGAAGGTCATGTTCAACGCGGCTGCGTACAACGTCGACTATCCGAACGGATCGATGATGCAGTCGTCGATCACCCGCACGGTGCCGACCGTCAGTCTCGACACCGGGCTGACCTTCGAGCGCCCGGTGAACCTGTTCGGCACGTCCATGAAGCAGACGCTGGAGCCGCGCCTGTTCTACGTCTACACGCCGTACCGGAACCAGAGTTCGATCCCGATCTTCGACAGCGCCGTGTCGGACTTCAACCTCGCCGAAATCTTCAGCGAGAACTCGTTCATCGGGGAAGACCGCATTCAGGACGCCAACCGCGTCACCATGGCCCTGACGTCGCGCCTCATCGATGCGGAGTCGGGCATCGAGCGCGCACGCATCTGGTACGCGCAGCGTTACAACATCACGCAATCGCGTGTGACGATGCCCGGTGGCGTGCCGGAAGATGCCGGCGTGTCCGACTTCCTCGTTGGCGGATCGGCGCTGCTGTACCAGAACATCACGTTCAGCACGGCTGTCCAGTACAGTCCGAGCACGTCGCAGTTCAACCGCTCGGACGTCGGCGTCACGTGGCGCCCCGGCGAGCGGCGCGTGTTCAACCTGTACTACCGCTACTTGCGTAACCCGCCGCCCGTCGTGGGGCAAACGACGCTAACCACGACGCCGATCAATCAGATCGAACTTTCGGGGCAATGGCCGATCACACCGCGGTTCGGGGTTGTCGGGCGCCTGAACTACAGCATCACGGACAAGACGTTCGTCGATGCCCTTGCGGGTTTCGAGTATGATGCCGACTGCTGGGCCTTCCGGGTCGGGCTGCAGCGCTACGCCACTAACGCCACGACGACAACTTCGCGCATCTTCGCGCAACTGGAGTTGAAGGGGCTGACCAAGTCCGGCAATAGCGCCACAGAAGCCTTCAAGGTCGGGGTACCGGGATATCAACCGCCACCGACGAACCAGATTCCTTCTCGATTCAGCAACTATGAATGACATGTTTGTGAAGCGTGCCTCGCTGCTGGCGAGCCTGTGTCTTGCCGCCGGGGTGGCGGTGGCGCAGCCCGCGCCGGTCGGCGCCAGGGCCGCGGGAGCGCCTGCGTCGTCCGTGCGTCCGGTGGATTCGATCGTTGCCGTGGTCAACGACAGCGTCATCACCCGCAAGGAGCTCGACACGCGCATCGAGGAGGCAAAGCACCAACTGACGCTCGCCAAGCGCCCGATTCCGGATGCCGACATGCTCCAGCGCCAGGTGCTAGAGCAGATGATCGTCACGCAGGTCCAGCTCCAGCGTGCCAAGGAAGACGGCATCGTCGTGAAGGACGCCGACGTCGAACAGGCATTGCAGCGCATTGCCGCCGACAATCGCCTGAGCGTCGACCAGTACAAGGCCCGTCTGTCGCAGGCCGGCGTGCCCTGGGATGCCTTCCGCAAGGAAGTGCGCGAGCAGATCATCATGGCGCGCCTGCGAGACCGCGAAGTCGACAGCCAGATTCAGGTGAGCGATTCGGAAATCAACACGTTCCTCGCCGCGCAGCGCGGCGCGTCGGCCACGCCGTCGGAGCCGGAATACCGCCTGAGCGAGATCATCGTGAAGCTGCCGGAAGGTGCCACGCCCGACCAGGTGAGCGCCGCGCAGAAGAAGGCGACAGAGGCGCTCGACAAGGCGAAGGCGGGCGGTGATTTCGCGGCCCTCGCCAAGGAATATTCGGACGCGTCGGACGCAGCGAACGGCGG belongs to Pandoraea pnomenusa and includes:
- a CDS encoding LPS-assembly protein LptD — its product is MPDKQVHTNDVSSLRRLMRTRRKPLALLLSLPGVWCSLAAAQEAPPPDIAKSEGLELRTVPALVDNPLAAGEDVPMYVRGMHLTGRTNVDATVDGDAEARKYRSFVKGDRLTYDQDTDEVVARGNARLSQGGNLFIGPEAHMYTGAGDGYMLTPTYKLVSGGGGKSERADVEASNLVTLKRGTYSACACTEDGKTPAWYIKASEFEFDQDQQEGTAYNGVLFFQNVPILASPYLSFPTSNERRSGFLAPTFTQSSRTGFELATPYYFNIAPNRDLTITPRFMTKRGVMLMGDFRYLEPTYAGLFHLEYLPKDRVTGDARYTFTFQHSQSLGYGVNAYVNFTKVSDDTYPDDFGSGTNFQTGVQRVYNREAGLTWNYGDWSFLARVLKYQTLAPSTPQYESVPELSATYNKFDFHGFDFSMPIRYNRFQIASSTGQPNGERLYAQPTLSYPILTPGYFVVPKVMFNAAAYNVDYPNGSMMQSSITRTVPTVSLDTGLTFERPVNLFGTSMKQTLEPRLFYVYTPYRNQSSIPIFDSAVSDFNLAEIFSENSFIGEDRIQDANRVTMALTSRLIDAESGIERARIWYAQRYNITQSRVTMPGGVPEDAGVSDFLVGGSALLYQNITFSTAVQYSPSTSQFNRSDVGVTWRPGERRVFNLYYRYLRNPPPVVGQTTLTTTPINQIELSGQWPITPRFGVVGRLNYSITDKTFVDALAGFEYDADCWAFRVGLQRYATNATTTTSRIFAQLELKGLTKSGNSATEAFKVGVPGYQPPPTNQIPSRFSNYE
- a CDS encoding peptidylprolyl isomerase, with the protein product MNDMFVKRASLLASLCLAAGVAVAQPAPVGARAAGAPASSVRPVDSIVAVVNDSVITRKELDTRIEEAKHQLTLAKRPIPDADMLQRQVLEQMIVTQVQLQRAKEDGIVVKDADVEQALQRIAADNRLSVDQYKARLSQAGVPWDAFRKEVREQIIMARLRDREVDSQIQVSDSEINTFLAAQRGASATPSEPEYRLSEIIVKLPEGATPDQVSAAQKKATEALDKAKAGGDFAALAKEYSDASDAANGGDMGFRIPERIPDLYLTQIQKLQPGTVVPQVLRSNNGFHVIKLVETRKQGGEQGMTVPQIHARHILIRVGDGVSEAQARQKLLDIKAQIEAGKGDFADFARQYSVDGSASQGGDLGWISPGETVPAFERAMSELKDGQISDPVRSEYGYHLIQVLGHRESQVSGDQERNLAMQELRGRKAEQQYRDWLQQLRDSAYVDYRLNNAQQ